The Terriglobales bacterium DNA segment AGTTGATCTGCAGGATGGCGTGCGGTCCGCGGGCACAACAGTAAACGCCGCCGTTAATTGTGGTGTAGTGGTCCTGGAACTGGTGGTCCCAGGTCCACGATTGGCCCAATTGCGAATTCGTATTGTATTTAACGGTACAGTTGTTGAAGGTATTGTGGATGTTCTGATTTCCAAACATCGAAATACCGGCGCCAGTGTTGTTGAGTACAACACAGTCGTTGAAAGTGTTGTACTGCGAGATATCGGTAATGCTTATGCCGTTGTGATTGCCGCCACCATTTTTGACGGTTGCGCCATTAATGGTGTTATGGCTGGCCCTCTGCAATTTAAACGGCCGCCCATCAGCGCTACCCGCATCAATATTTATCTTTGAAAGAGTGCTGTAGTGGGTTTCGCGCAAGCCAAAACTGAAAGCTTTTTGCTCGTTGGTGTTAACTACATTCACGCTTTCGATGGCCGCGAGTGTCTGTCTTTGGAAGCCGATGGAATCCTCACCGCGACCGCTGCCCCCGTTACCACATTTAGTACAGGTAACGTCATGAACGTGGTTTTCGTATCCCGTGTCCAGCCTGATACCTCCGCTGGCCTGAGTTCCCATTAGGTTAGAGACGTTCACGTACCCGATTTCCGATTGGACGGCGAAATTCAAGTCAAGGCCACGGCTCGACGCTCCAGTGTTCCCTGATCCATCAATACTCAGGTGGGAGATGATCACTCCAGAGATGGGGGTCAATTTTTGTATGTATGTACCGGCGGCCACCGTAAACAACCATGAAAATGAATTCTCTATGGTCGCAGTATCACCCCTGGTTGAAGCGACTTTAACCAGTTGCTGATCGGCAATAAGAGGAGAATTGGGACCGTTGCTTTGAACCGCCACGTCGGACACCAGCACATAGTCACCAGGAGCGATCTTCAGCTCTACCAAGGCCCCTTTTTCGGCGGTGAAGGTATTGTCGGTCACATCTGAAACTAGTTTGCGGCGGCCACTCAACCCACCGCCGGCAACCCGCAAACCCACAATATCCGCGGTCCCACTAAGTTTCAGAGTCGCGCAATCGTTGGCCGGACCGCCGATAGTCAATGCGCTGGTATGAATGATTAATTCGGCGGTAATGAGATAGGTGCCGCAAGGAAAGTACAACCGGTCCCCCGGCCGCAGTGCGGCGATGGCGTGATTGATAGCGGCCGTAGCGTCGGTTTTGCCGTTGCCGACAGCACCGAAGACGCTTACATCACGGGTGGCGCCAGGGGAGAATGTACTGGTAAGGCAGCAGAGCAAGGCGATCAATAAAACCTTGACAGGCCGCAAGCAGCACATAAATTCCTGAGAGGGGAGAAGCACACGGCGGCAGAACAAACTTTCAGCTACTCCTTTTAGCGTCCCGAGAGAGGGTACAGAATCTCAGACCTTTGTAGCAATGGCGAAGATCAGGCCGCCTTTGCCGGTGGCCGCTTCCCACACCCGGAGGAAAGGCGCTGATTTGGAAATCAGGTTCATTACTGAATTGCTAAAAAATGTGTAATGCTCACCAGAGCGAGTAACCTCTGACCGTGCTCGGAATATGTTTTCGTATGAACTTATAACATCAAGACGCAATGACAGAAACGCCAGCAGTTCGTCGAAGTCCGTACCGGTTTCGGTAAACATAGTGAGAACCTTAAATCCGTTTTTAGCAAACATCTCCTTCAACGTTCCCGTAGTGAACATATTCATGTGACCGGGATTGCCAGGTCCGCCCATGCCATGAAAACAGCGGTCCTGCAGAACGCGAAAGTGCAGATTATCAAAGTTCGGGACGGTAACAGCGACCAGCCCGCCTGGAGCGAGCAGGTCGTAGGCCCTGCGCAACTCGGCGGCGGGGAGATTTACATGTTCCAGGACTTCCCACATGGTGAGCAAATCGAATTGCTCGCGACCAAGGGTTTCCACTACCTGGCCCAAAAATCCGGGAATGATCGGAATACCGTGGAATTCCGCGCCTGCCACGGCGGCGTCGCGGTAGACCTCCACACCCGTGCATTCGTAGCCCATCCGCTTCGCCACGCCCAGGAAGTTCCCGGTCAAACAGCCAACGTCGAGTACGCGGCCCGGCTTCATGTGCTTACCGATCCGCCACAGGTACTCGCTGAAACGCTCTTCGTCCCCCTCCAGCGAGAGGGGTGAAAGGCGGGTTTCCACGAGTTTCTGGTTGATCGGATCGAGTACATCCCTACATTCCTTGAGAAACTCCGACCATTGTTCGTCCGACAATGCGGGACTGCTATAGACCATGTTGCAAGCTTCGCAAGCCACATAGCGGTAGCCATCGGCGGTATTCCAAAGCTTGCGTGCCTGCCAGCTACCGCATAAGGGGCAGGAGCGCTCCGTAGCCTCAGCGAGATACAAATCGCGCTTCTCTTCCCAGATTCGATACTGTCGAACCCAAGCCTCGGAGCTGACAAACTGGCTGTTGCTCT contains these protein-coding regions:
- a CDS encoding glycosyl hydrolase family 28-related protein, which codes for MCCLRPVKVLLIALLCCLTSTFSPGATRDVSVFGAVGNGKTDATAAINHAIAALRPGDRLYFPCGTYLITAELIIHTSALTIGGPANDCATLKLSGTADIVGLRVAGGGLSGRRKLVSDVTDNTFTAEKGALVELKIAPGDYVLVSDVAVQSNGPNSPLIADQQLVKVASTRGDTATIENSFSWLFTVAAGTYIQKLTPISGVIISHLSIDGSGNTGASSRGLDLNFAVQSEIGYVNVSNLMGTQASGGIRLDTGYENHVHDVTCTKCGNGGSGRGEDSIGFQRQTLAAIESVNVVNTNEQKAFSFGLRETHYSTLSKINIDAGSADGRPFKLQRASHNTINGATVKNGGGNHNGISITDISQYNTFNDCVVLNNTGAGISMFGNQNIHNTFNNCTVKYNTNSQLGQSWTWDHQFQDHYTTINGGVYCCARGPHAILQINSDHFSMSNATVYDDNGMAPFGLALAGKDAVVTNNRFSGLARGRDVYVTPQTHGTFSSNSIPDGTTPAEFASHLR
- a CDS encoding class I SAM-dependent methyltransferase produces the protein MKSAAVASVSAMITLCSKVLGVFFPGEYRPKSNSQFVSSEAWVRQYRIWEEKRDLYLAEATERSCPLCGSWQARKLWNTADGYRYVACEACNMVYSSPALSDEQWSEFLKECRDVLDPINQKLVETRLSPLSLEGDEERFSEYLWRIGKHMKPGRVLDVGCLTGNFLGVAKRMGYECTGVEVYRDAAVAGAEFHGIPIIPGFLGQVVETLGREQFDLLTMWEVLEHVNLPAAELRRAYDLLAPGGLVAVTVPNFDNLHFRVLQDRCFHGMGGPGNPGHMNMFTTGTLKEMFAKNGFKVLTMFTETGTDFDELLAFLSLRLDVISSYENIFRARSEVTRSGEHYTFFSNSVMNLISKSAPFLRVWEAATGKGGLIFAIATKV